A window of the Mesorhizobium opportunistum WSM2075 genome harbors these coding sequences:
- a CDS encoding ANTAR domain-containing response regulator, whose product MTRISRIPNLGGARAFILHRPHPTVQAITRQLSAIGLVTLDCWPELPPEVLAADFVFFDADLGFDEQFPWKPGEASMPLVALIGSEAPGRIEWALSHNADAQLLKPVGNAGVYSALLIARQSFEARKHLASEIASLRQRVAERQTIVRAVAALSKGTDDERAYAQLRSLAMSWQISVEDAARRIVAMTSAEATGEEATDEEGGDDQSHRA is encoded by the coding sequence GTGACGAGAATCTCCCGCATCCCCAATCTCGGCGGCGCCAGGGCTTTCATCCTGCATCGCCCGCATCCGACTGTGCAGGCAATCACCAGGCAGTTGTCGGCAATCGGCCTGGTCACGCTGGACTGCTGGCCGGAACTGCCGCCCGAGGTGCTGGCCGCCGATTTTGTCTTCTTCGACGCCGATCTCGGCTTCGACGAGCAATTCCCGTGGAAACCGGGCGAAGCGTCGATGCCGCTGGTGGCGCTGATCGGCTCCGAGGCGCCAGGCCGCATCGAATGGGCTTTGTCGCACAACGCCGACGCGCAGCTCTTGAAGCCGGTCGGCAATGCCGGCGTCTACAGCGCGCTGCTGATTGCCCGCCAAAGTTTCGAGGCGCGCAAACACCTGGCCAGCGAGATTGCCTCGCTCCGCCAGCGTGTCGCCGAGCGCCAGACCATCGTGCGCGCGGTGGCGGCGCTGTCGAAAGGCACCGACGACGAGCGCGCCTATGCGCAGCTGCGTTCCCTGGCGATGAGCTGGCAGATCAGCGTCGAGGATGCCGCACGCCGCATCGTGGCGATGACAAGTGCCGAAGCAACGGGTGAGGAAGCAACAGACGAGGAAGGCGGCGATGACCAGTCCCATCGCGCCTGA
- a CDS encoding helix-turn-helix domain-containing protein: MSQNSIPDFFVYGEPVRPLDVGFLHVETVLARSNIHLGQVAAHKHPQMGQITYWTSGSGTYRIEDQSWDFSAPAVSFVPSNVVHGFSIGPGTDAIVVSVADDALAAIEAHSLLPLDRPVFADGLPQHAAWKRLAAVLDMIAAEYTEAQAGNDKTLPSLIAVALSHIARLGPEVKDAAGSSEASLAQGLRRLVDAHFRDNWPVDRYVEALATTPHLLDKASRAVLGSGVKRVVGERRLLEAKRLLLFTVRTVEDITYEIGFDDPAYFSRFFRERVGEAPAAWRRRQLQGH, encoded by the coding sequence ATGAGCCAGAACTCCATCCCCGATTTCTTCGTCTATGGCGAGCCCGTGCGGCCGCTCGATGTCGGTTTCCTGCATGTCGAGACAGTGCTTGCGCGTAGCAATATCCATCTCGGCCAGGTCGCCGCGCACAAGCATCCGCAGATGGGCCAGATCACCTACTGGACCAGCGGCTCCGGCACCTATCGCATCGAGGACCAATCCTGGGACTTTTCGGCGCCAGCCGTCAGCTTCGTGCCGAGCAATGTCGTGCATGGCTTCTCGATCGGCCCCGGCACCGACGCGATCGTCGTTTCAGTCGCCGACGATGCGCTCGCGGCAATAGAAGCGCACAGCCTGCTGCCGCTGGACAGGCCGGTCTTCGCCGACGGCCTGCCGCAGCACGCCGCCTGGAAACGGCTGGCGGCGGTGCTGGACATGATCGCCGCCGAATACACCGAAGCGCAGGCCGGCAACGACAAGACCTTGCCGTCGCTGATCGCCGTCGCGCTCTCCCATATCGCGCGTCTCGGCCCCGAGGTGAAGGACGCCGCAGGCTCATCCGAAGCCTCGCTGGCGCAGGGCCTGCGCCGTCTCGTCGATGCCCATTTCCGCGACAACTGGCCGGTTGACCGCTACGTCGAAGCGCTGGCCACGACGCCGCATCTCCTCGACAAGGCCAGCCGCGCGGTGCTGGGCAGCGGCGTCAAGCGCGTCGTCGGCGAGCGGCGGCTGCTGGAGGCCAAGCGGCTGCTTCTGTTCACCGTCCGCACCGTCGAGGACATCACCTACGAGATCGGCTTCGACGATCCGGCCTACTTCTCACGCTTCTTCCGCGAACGGGTCGGCGAAGCGCCTGCCGCCTGGCGGCGGCGGCAGTTGCAGGGGCATTGA
- a CDS encoding transporter substrate-binding protein, with protein sequence MKRRIEIGILYSRSGSYQLVSDACRMGAMRAIADINADRGHGIELVPIERDPQSNADRYATLCEDIFKTSSARHVVGCVTSWSRKETIPVLEKAGGMLWYACPYEGFEANEHVVYMHACPNQHLVPLMAHVAPRFGANGFLLGSNYIWGWEMNRVARDLIADAGGKVLGERYLRIGETDVTRLIAEIRATRPSFILNNLIGTSSYAFLAAYRDLGRDDSAFSPETCPVISCNLTEGELPAIGESGKGHLSVGPYFAPRPAAFASSFEASAYASVQVMADVLSRDPDAGPAEFSKAFAERRFSTRLGPIAIDAHSQHATLPVIIGRIADGFFEVVSREDEVAPDPYLSRYDPAKTFGRPRLRVVS encoded by the coding sequence TTGAAACGGCGCATCGAGATCGGCATCCTTTATTCCCGTTCGGGGAGCTACCAACTCGTCTCCGATGCGTGCCGCATGGGCGCCATGCGCGCCATAGCCGACATCAATGCGGATCGCGGCCATGGTATCGAGCTGGTGCCGATCGAGCGCGATCCGCAAAGCAATGCGGATCGCTACGCGACGCTCTGCGAGGACATCTTCAAGACCAGCAGCGCCCGCCATGTCGTCGGCTGCGTCACCTCCTGGAGCCGCAAGGAGACGATCCCGGTGCTCGAGAAGGCGGGCGGCATGCTCTGGTACGCCTGCCCCTATGAAGGGTTCGAGGCCAACGAGCATGTTGTCTACATGCACGCTTGCCCCAACCAGCATTTGGTGCCGCTGATGGCCCATGTCGCGCCGCGCTTCGGCGCCAACGGCTTCCTGCTCGGCTCGAACTACATCTGGGGCTGGGAGATGAACCGCGTCGCCCGCGACCTGATCGCGGATGCCGGCGGCAAGGTGCTGGGCGAACGCTATCTGCGCATCGGCGAGACCGACGTGACGCGCCTGATCGCGGAAATCCGGGCGACGCGGCCGAGCTTCATCCTCAACAATTTGATCGGCACCTCATCCTACGCCTTCCTGGCCGCCTATCGCGACTTGGGCAGGGACGATTCCGCCTTCAGTCCGGAAACCTGCCCCGTCATCTCCTGCAACCTCACCGAGGGCGAGCTGCCGGCGATCGGCGAATCCGGTAAGGGGCATCTGTCGGTCGGGCCCTATTTCGCGCCACGGCCGGCCGCCTTCGCCTCGTCCTTCGAGGCCTCCGCCTATGCCTCCGTGCAGGTGATGGCCGACGTGCTCTCGCGCGATCCCGACGCCGGTCCGGCGGAATTTTCCAAGGCCTTCGCCGAACGCCGCTTCTCCACCCGGCTCGGGCCGATTGCCATCGACGCCCATTCCCAGCACGCGACACTGCCGGTGATCATCGGGCGGATCGCGGACGGCTTCTTCGAGGTCGTCAGCCGCGAGGACGAGGTCGCACCGGACCCCTATCTGTCGCGCTACGACCCGGCAAAAACGTTCGGCCGCCCGCGCCTGAGGGTGGTGTCGTGA
- a CDS encoding flavin reductase, whose product MATQISKADFRDAMARVCAPVNIVTTDGPAGRGGFTATAMCSVSDEPPTLLVCMNGRSAQAAMFLANRRFCVNVLTHDHMHLAGKFAGATKDMEARYSAARWQTLTSGTPALSDAIVNFDCEIEDVHIVGTHNVMIGRVIDVRHGSGGSALLYVDRNYTQPTRLGSFGG is encoded by the coding sequence ATGGCCACGCAGATTTCGAAGGCCGATTTCCGCGACGCCATGGCAAGGGTCTGCGCTCCGGTCAACATCGTCACCACCGATGGCCCGGCGGGGCGCGGCGGCTTCACCGCCACCGCCATGTGCAGCGTCTCCGACGAGCCGCCGACGCTGCTGGTGTGCATGAACGGACGTTCGGCGCAGGCCGCCATGTTCCTCGCCAACCGGCGCTTCTGCGTCAACGTGCTGACGCATGACCATATGCATCTGGCGGGAAAGTTCGCCGGCGCGACCAAGGACATGGAAGCACGCTATTCGGCGGCGCGCTGGCAGACGCTGACGTCGGGCACGCCGGCGCTGTCGGACGCGATCGTCAATTTCGACTGCGAGATCGAGGACGTGCATATCGTCGGCACGCACAATGTGATGATCGGCCGCGTCATCGACGTCAGGCACGGCAGCGGCGGCTCGGCGCTGCTCTATGTCGACCGGAATTACACGCAGCCGACGCGGTTGGGCAGTTTTGGCGGGTGA
- a CDS encoding 4-hydroxyphenylacetate 3-hydroxylase N-terminal domain-containing protein — translation MRSEDFRADRARPFTGAEYLESLRDGREVFINGERIADVTTHPAMRNSARSLARLYDALHDPKRRETLTTATDTGSGGYTHKYFRVAKSSGELAAQQTAIAEWSRMSYGWMGRTPDYKAALMNTLGANADWYGPFKANALAWHSRAQEAVLFMNHAIVNPPIDRHKPAEQVKDVFVHITKETDAGIYVSGAKVVATSSALTHYNFLAQSSATVTEDPSLSVMFIVPMNAPGIKMFCRVSYEQTANTAAAPFDYPLSSRFDENDAILVLDNVFIPWEDVLVLRDAQKILSFHPASGFMHGYCFQGCTRFAVKLDFLAGLLAKALRATGGDAFRGNQAALGEVIALRHMFWSFSNAMAYNPIPWANGAVLPNLEAALAYRTFMSEAYPRVIDTVRRVIASGLIYLPSSVRDFNNPEIDKYLAQYVRGSNDMGHVERIKIMKLLWDATGTEFGGRHALYELNYAGAPEEVRLQVLKGAERGGRLKAMEELVDTCMADYDENGWTGDTWLNPVPASAG, via the coding sequence ATGCGGTCAGAAGATTTCCGTGCCGACAGAGCGCGCCCGTTCACGGGCGCCGAATATCTGGAGAGCCTGCGCGACGGCCGTGAGGTCTTTATCAACGGCGAACGCATCGCCGACGTCACCACGCATCCGGCGATGCGCAACTCGGCGCGGTCGCTGGCACGCCTCTACGACGCGCTGCATGACCCCAAGCGGCGCGAGACGCTGACCACGGCCACCGACACCGGATCGGGCGGCTACACCCACAAATATTTCCGTGTCGCGAAATCCTCCGGCGAACTCGCCGCCCAGCAGACGGCGATCGCCGAGTGGTCGCGCATGTCCTATGGCTGGATGGGCCGCACGCCCGACTACAAGGCGGCGCTGATGAACACGCTCGGCGCCAATGCCGACTGGTACGGACCGTTCAAGGCCAATGCGCTCGCCTGGCACAGCAGAGCCCAGGAAGCCGTGCTATTCATGAACCACGCCATCGTCAACCCGCCGATCGACCGCCACAAGCCGGCAGAGCAGGTGAAGGACGTTTTCGTCCACATCACCAAGGAGACCGATGCCGGCATCTACGTCTCCGGCGCCAAGGTGGTGGCGACGTCCTCGGCGCTGACACATTACAATTTCCTGGCGCAAAGCTCGGCGACCGTCACCGAGGATCCTTCGCTGTCGGTGATGTTCATCGTGCCGATGAACGCGCCGGGGATAAAGATGTTCTGCCGCGTCTCCTATGAGCAGACGGCCAACACGGCGGCGGCACCGTTCGACTATCCGCTGTCGTCGCGCTTCGACGAAAACGATGCGATCCTGGTGCTCGACAATGTGTTCATCCCCTGGGAGGACGTGCTGGTGCTGCGTGACGCGCAAAAGATCCTATCGTTCCATCCGGCGTCGGGCTTCATGCATGGCTACTGCTTCCAGGGCTGCACGCGCTTTGCCGTCAAGCTCGACTTCCTCGCCGGCCTGCTGGCCAAGGCGCTGCGCGCCACCGGCGGCGATGCCTTCCGCGGCAACCAGGCGGCACTGGGCGAGGTTATCGCGCTCCGGCACATGTTCTGGAGCTTTTCCAACGCCATGGCCTACAATCCGATCCCGTGGGCGAATGGCGCGGTGCTGCCCAATCTGGAAGCCGCATTGGCCTACCGCACCTTCATGTCGGAAGCTTATCCGCGCGTCATCGACACCGTGCGCCGGGTGATCGCGTCCGGGCTGATCTACCTGCCGTCGTCGGTGCGCGACTTCAACAATCCCGAGATCGACAAATATCTGGCGCAGTATGTGCGCGGCTCCAACGACATGGGCCATGTCGAGCGCATCAAGATCATGAAGCTGCTGTGGGACGCGACCGGCACCGAATTCGGCGGCCGCCACGCGCTCTATGAGCTGAACTATGCCGGCGCGCCGGAAGAGGTGCGGCTGCAGGTTCTGAAGGGCGCCGAACGCGGAGGCCGGCTGAAGGCGATGGAGGAACTGGTCGACACCTGCATGGCCGACTATGACGAGAACGGCTGGACGGGCGATACCTGGCTCAATCCGGTTCCCGCCTCGGCCGGGTGA
- the hpaD gene encoding 3,4-dihydroxyphenylacetate 2,3-dioxygenase yields the protein MPLPKPNLYPAFNIVRLSHVELAVTDLARSRAFYVDTLGLQVTDETSGAIYLRAMEERGHHCIVLRKATTPEARDLGFKVFSDEDLDKAVHFFKGKGLPVEWVERPYQSRTFRTRDPHGIPLEFYAQMERLPPIHQKYALYKGVKPLRIDHFNCFSPNVDESVGFYNELGFRVTEYTEDAATGKLWAAWTHRKGGVHDIAFTNGIGPRLHHVAFWVPTPLNIIDLLDLMATTGYLPNIERGPGRHGISNAFFLYVRDPDNHRIEIYCSDYQTVDPDLEPIKWDLKDPQRQTLWGAPAPKSWFEEGSTFAGAAARQPDLTASPIIAP from the coding sequence ATGCCCTTGCCCAAGCCCAACCTCTATCCCGCCTTCAACATCGTGCGCCTCAGCCATGTCGAGCTGGCCGTCACTGACCTCGCCAGATCGCGCGCGTTCTATGTCGACACGCTCGGCCTGCAGGTCACCGACGAGACATCGGGCGCCATCTACCTGCGCGCCATGGAGGAGCGTGGCCATCATTGCATCGTGCTTCGCAAGGCGACGACGCCGGAAGCGCGCGATCTCGGCTTCAAGGTCTTTTCCGACGAGGATCTCGACAAGGCGGTGCATTTCTTCAAGGGCAAGGGCCTGCCGGTGGAATGGGTCGAGCGGCCCTACCAGTCGCGCACCTTCCGCACCCGCGACCCGCACGGCATTCCGCTGGAGTTCTATGCCCAGATGGAAAGGCTGCCGCCGATCCACCAGAAATATGCGCTCTACAAGGGCGTCAAGCCGCTGCGCATCGACCACTTCAATTGTTTCTCGCCCAATGTCGACGAGTCCGTCGGCTTCTACAACGAGCTCGGCTTCCGGGTCACCGAATACACCGAGGATGCGGCAACCGGGAAGCTGTGGGCGGCCTGGACGCACCGCAAGGGCGGCGTCCACGACATCGCCTTCACCAATGGCATCGGCCCGCGCCTGCATCACGTCGCCTTCTGGGTGCCGACGCCGCTCAACATCATCGACCTGCTCGACCTCATGGCGACGACCGGCTATCTGCCGAACATCGAGCGCGGCCCCGGCCGCCACGGCATTTCCAATGCGTTTTTCCTCTATGTCCGCGACCCGGACAACCACCGCATCGAGATCTACTGCTCGGACTACCAGACGGTCGATCCCGATCTCGAGCCGATCAAGTGGGACCTCAAGGATCCGCAGCGCCAGACGCTGTGGGGCGCACCGGCGCCGAAAAGCTGGTTCGAGGAGGGTAGCACCTTCGCCGGCGCGGCGGCACGCCAGCCGGATTTGACGGCGTCGCCGATCATCGCGCCGTGA
- the hpaR gene encoding homoprotocatechuate degradation operon regulator HpaR yields the protein MTVTALRASAAGQSPLPIASQRWREFHLLPENTRRSLPMALLHAREVVMARFRPMLAAHDVTEQQWRVLRVLSEAGPVEATELADRASVLPPSLTRIIKALEGRKFITRNKAEGDGRRVVLTIAPAGSALIDALSPERRVIYDDIERRFGHERLEQLLDLLETLIDGES from the coding sequence ATGACGGTGACGGCGCTGAGGGCCAGCGCTGCTGGGCAAAGCCCGCTACCGATCGCAAGCCAGCGTTGGAGAGAATTTCACTTGCTGCCGGAAAATACTCGTCGCTCCCTGCCGATGGCATTGCTTCACGCCCGTGAAGTGGTGATGGCGCGGTTTCGTCCTATGCTTGCCGCCCATGACGTGACCGAACAGCAATGGCGCGTGCTGCGCGTGCTGAGCGAAGCCGGCCCGGTCGAGGCGACGGAGCTGGCCGACCGCGCCTCGGTGCTGCCGCCCAGCCTGACACGCATCATCAAGGCGCTCGAGGGACGCAAATTCATCACCCGCAACAAGGCGGAAGGCGACGGCCGCCGCGTCGTCCTGACCATCGCCCCGGCGGGTTCCGCCCTGATCGATGCTCTCTCGCCCGAACGCCGCGTCATTTACGACGACATCGAACGCCGCTTTGGCCATGAGCGGCTGGAGCAGCTGCTCGATCTCCTGGAAACCCTGATCGACGGCGAGAGCTGA
- a CDS encoding fumarylacetoacetate hydrolase family protein: MTPPRLATFTADGKTRYGAVTGQGVVDLSARYAQWPTLREVIETGALRRLAEEAEAFAVDFPLEAIAYDIPIPSPEKIICVGVNYPDRNEEYKDGQAAPSNPSLFIRFPRSFVGHDAPLVRPPESPQLDYEGEIVIVIGKGGRRIAETDALGHIAALSLCNEGTIRDWVRHAKFNVTQGKNFDRTGSIGPWLVPFTDEAQIADIALSTRVNGEIRQQDRTSRMIFPFRKIINYISTFTTLVPGDIIVTGTPTGAGARFDPPIWLKPGDVIEVEADGIGLLRNGVVDEASV; the protein is encoded by the coding sequence ATGACCCCGCCCCGGCTCGCCACCTTCACCGCCGACGGCAAGACGCGCTATGGCGCGGTCACCGGCCAGGGCGTCGTCGACCTGTCGGCCCGCTACGCCCAGTGGCCGACATTGCGCGAAGTGATCGAGACCGGCGCCTTGCGGCGGCTGGCGGAAGAGGCCGAGGCGTTCGCCGTCGATTTCCCGCTCGAAGCCATCGCCTACGACATCCCGATCCCATCGCCGGAGAAGATCATCTGCGTCGGCGTCAATTATCCGGATCGCAACGAGGAGTACAAGGACGGCCAGGCGGCGCCTTCGAACCCCTCGCTGTTCATCCGCTTTCCGCGCTCCTTCGTCGGCCATGACGCGCCACTGGTACGGCCGCCGGAATCGCCGCAACTCGACTATGAGGGCGAGATCGTCATCGTGATCGGCAAGGGCGGCCGGCGCATCGCCGAGACCGATGCGCTCGGCCACATTGCGGCGCTGTCGCTGTGCAATGAAGGCACCATCCGCGACTGGGTGCGGCATGCCAAGTTCAACGTCACGCAAGGCAAGAATTTCGACCGCACGGGCTCGATCGGCCCATGGCTGGTGCCGTTCACGGATGAGGCGCAGATCGCCGATATCGCGCTCTCCACCCGCGTCAATGGCGAGATCCGCCAGCAGGATCGAACCAGCCGGATGATCTTTCCCTTCCGCAAGATCATCAACTACATCTCGACCTTCACCACGCTGGTGCCGGGCGATATCATCGTCACCGGTACGCCGACCGGCGCCGGCGCCCGTTTCGATCCGCCGATCTGGCTGAAGCCGGGCGATGTGATCGAGGTCGAGGCCGACGGTATCGGCCTGCTTCGCAACGGTGTCGTCGACGAGGCAAGCGTATGA
- the hpaE gene encoding 5-carboxymethyl-2-hydroxymuconate semialdehyde dehydrogenase yields the protein MSDLEGNLKKAEAYLARFKRDGVLNQIGGEAVPAADGSSFETMSPVDLKPLAKVARGSAADIDRAAKAAKAAFPAWAAMPGEARKKLLHKIADAIEARAEEIALVECMDTGQALKFMAKAALRGAENFRFFADRAPEARDGETLRTTGQVNITTRVPIGPVGVITPWNTPFMLSTWKIAPALAAGCTVVHKPAEFSPLTARLLVEIAEEAGLPKGVWNLVNGLGEHAGKALTEHPDIKAIGFVGESRTGSMIMKQGADTLKRVHFELGGKNPVIVFADADLERAADAAVFMIYSLNGERCTSSSRLLVEASVYDKFTDLVAEKAKRITIGHPLDPKTVVGPLIHPVHEEKVLSYIEIGKSEGAVVAAGGGKFAGPGGGCYVSPTLFTGATNTMRIAQEEIFGPVLTAIAFKDEAEALALANDTQYGLTGYLWTSDVTRAFRFTDALDAGMIWVNSENVRHLPTPFGGVKNSGIGRDGGDHSFDFYMETKNIAFATSAHAIQKLGG from the coding sequence ATGTCCGATCTCGAAGGCAATCTGAAAAAGGCCGAAGCCTATCTGGCCCGCTTCAAGCGCGACGGTGTGCTGAACCAGATCGGCGGCGAGGCGGTGCCGGCAGCCGACGGCTCGAGCTTCGAGACCATGTCGCCGGTCGATTTGAAGCCGCTGGCCAAGGTCGCGCGCGGCAGTGCCGCCGATATCGACCGCGCCGCCAAGGCGGCGAAGGCTGCGTTCCCAGCCTGGGCCGCCATGCCCGGCGAAGCGCGCAAGAAGCTGCTGCACAAAATCGCCGACGCCATCGAGGCACGCGCCGAGGAGATCGCTCTCGTCGAATGCATGGATACCGGCCAGGCGCTGAAGTTCATGGCCAAGGCAGCGTTGCGCGGCGCGGAGAACTTCCGCTTCTTCGCCGATCGTGCGCCGGAAGCGCGTGACGGCGAGACGCTGCGGACGACAGGCCAGGTCAACATCACCACGCGCGTGCCGATCGGTCCGGTCGGCGTCATCACGCCGTGGAACACGCCGTTCATGCTGTCGACCTGGAAGATCGCGCCGGCGCTGGCCGCCGGCTGCACCGTCGTTCATAAGCCGGCTGAGTTTTCGCCGCTGACCGCACGGCTGCTGGTCGAGATTGCCGAGGAGGCCGGCTTGCCGAAGGGTGTGTGGAACCTGGTCAATGGCCTCGGCGAGCATGCCGGCAAGGCGCTGACCGAGCATCCCGACATCAAGGCGATCGGCTTCGTCGGCGAAAGCCGCACCGGCTCGATGATCATGAAACAGGGCGCCGACACGCTGAAGCGCGTGCATTTCGAACTTGGCGGCAAGAACCCGGTGATCGTCTTCGCCGACGCCGATCTCGAACGTGCCGCGGATGCGGCGGTGTTCATGATCTACTCGCTCAACGGCGAGCGCTGCACCTCGTCGTCACGACTGCTGGTCGAAGCTTCCGTGTACGACAAGTTCACCGATCTGGTGGCGGAAAAGGCAAAGCGCATCACAATAGGCCATCCGCTCGACCCCAAGACCGTTGTCGGACCGCTGATCCATCCGGTGCACGAGGAAAAGGTGCTGTCCTATATCGAGATCGGCAAATCGGAGGGCGCGGTGGTCGCCGCCGGCGGCGGCAAGTTCGCCGGACCGGGTGGCGGCTGCTATGTCAGCCCGACGCTGTTTACCGGCGCCACCAACACAATGCGCATCGCCCAGGAGGAGATTTTCGGGCCGGTGCTGACGGCAATCGCCTTCAAGGACGAGGCGGAGGCGCTGGCGCTCGCCAACGACACGCAGTACGGCCTGACCGGCTATCTCTGGACCTCGGACGTGACCCGCGCCTTCCGCTTCACCGATGCGCTGGACGCCGGCATGATCTGGGTCAATTCGGAGAATGTGCGGCATCTGCCGACGCCGTTCGGCGGCGTCAAGAACTCCGGCATCGGCCGCGACGGCGGTGACCATTCCTTCGATTTCTACATGGAGACGAAGAACATCGCCTTCGCCACTTCAGCGCACGCGATCCAGAAACTCGGCGGCTGA
- a CDS encoding ABC transporter permease: protein MTSPIAPDLAAPSRMPAKPRPGVWRRLVKRRLALLGLVIVAVVVAGAVLAPWLTGYDPNEQMFDGLTIEGSPLPPDAKFWLGTDLLGRDLLTRILYGARTSLIIGIVANGVALLIGTFVGVTAGYFRGWIGGALMRFTDLMMAFPALLLAICLAAVFQPSLWIVAMVIALVNWVQTARVIYTETSSLAEREFIDAERTIGAGAPRILFRHILPHLLPTIIVWGTLGISTTVLLEATLSFLGIGVQPPTASWGNIIFENQTYFQAAPWLVFFPGAAILALALAFNLIGDALRDILDPTQRGRA, encoded by the coding sequence ATGACCAGTCCCATCGCGCCTGATCTTGCGGCCCCGTCGCGCATGCCGGCCAAGCCGCGTCCCGGCGTCTGGCGCCGGCTGGTCAAACGCCGTCTGGCGCTGCTCGGCCTGGTCATCGTTGCCGTCGTTGTTGCCGGCGCAGTGCTGGCGCCATGGCTGACCGGCTACGATCCCAACGAACAGATGTTCGACGGCCTGACCATCGAAGGCTCGCCCTTGCCGCCGGATGCCAAATTCTGGCTCGGAACCGACCTGCTCGGCCGCGATTTGTTGACCCGCATCCTCTACGGCGCCCGCACCTCGCTGATCATCGGCATCGTCGCCAATGGCGTGGCGCTGTTGATCGGCACTTTTGTCGGCGTCACCGCCGGCTATTTCCGCGGCTGGATCGGCGGCGCGCTGATGCGCTTCACCGACCTGATGATGGCCTTTCCGGCACTGCTGCTCGCCATTTGCCTGGCGGCGGTGTTCCAGCCCAGCCTGTGGATCGTCGCCATGGTCATCGCCCTGGTCAACTGGGTGCAGACCGCGCGCGTCATCTACACCGAAACCTCCTCGCTCGCCGAGCGTGAGTTCATCGATGCCGAACGCACCATCGGCGCCGGCGCGCCGCGCATCCTGTTCCGCCACATCCTGCCGCATCTGCTGCCGACCATTATCGTCTGGGGCACGCTCGGCATCTCCACCACCGTGCTGCTCGAGGCGACGCTCTCCTTCCTCGGCATCGGCGTCCAGCCGCCGACCGCGTCCTGGGGCAACATCATTTTCGAGAACCAGACCTACTTCCAGGCGGCACCCTGGCTGGTGTTCTTCCCCGGTGCCGCGATCCTGGCGCTGGCGCTCGCCTTCAACCTGATCGGTGACGCGCTGCGCGACATCCTCGATCCGACGCAAAGAGGCCGGGCATGA
- a CDS encoding 5-carboxymethyl-2-hydroxymuconate Delta-isomerase — translation MPHFSIEYSANLDAKVDMGELCGLVLRTLLDTGLFETGAVRVRAFRADAYAIADRLPENAFLDMSFRIGTGRSAEDKKRTGEAVFTAVSEYLAVLFESPHFALSLEIREIDPVLSWKKNAIHPRLRGK, via the coding sequence GTGCCTCACTTCTCCATCGAGTATTCGGCCAATCTCGATGCCAAGGTCGATATGGGCGAATTATGCGGGCTGGTGTTGCGCACGCTGCTGGACACCGGGCTGTTCGAGACCGGCGCCGTGAGGGTGCGGGCCTTTCGCGCCGACGCGTATGCCATTGCCGACAGGCTGCCGGAAAACGCCTTCCTCGACATGTCGTTTCGCATCGGGACCGGCCGGAGCGCCGAGGACAAGAAACGGACGGGAGAGGCCGTCTTCACGGCCGTAAGCGAATATCTGGCGGTGCTGTTCGAGAGCCCGCATTTCGCCTTGTCGCTGGAGATCAGGGAAATCGACCCAGTGCTGAGCTGGAAGAAAAACGCAATCCACCCGCGGCTGCGCGGCAAGTGA